Proteins from one Pseudomonas bijieensis genomic window:
- a CDS encoding F0F1 ATP synthase subunit I — METRTPNRLPFHRLAVFPVLMTQFIVVLIAALALWQWKGVVAGYSGLCGGLIALLPNIYFAHRAFRFSGARAAQAIVRSFYAGEAGKLILTAVLFALTFAGVKPLAPLAVFGVFLLTQLVSWFAPLLMRTRLSRP, encoded by the coding sequence ATGGAAACCCGCACGCCAAACCGCTTGCCGTTCCATCGTCTGGCAGTTTTCCCGGTTTTGATGACTCAGTTCATCGTTGTACTGATCGCCGCATTGGCGCTCTGGCAATGGAAAGGAGTCGTCGCCGGATACTCAGGTCTTTGCGGAGGCCTGATAGCCTTGCTCCCCAATATTTACTTCGCTCACAGGGCATTTCGGTTTTCCGGCGCCCGAGCAGCCCAGGCTATCGTCCGGTCTTTTTATGCCGGCGAGGCGGGGAAACTGATTTTGACGGCAGTGCTGTTTGCACTGACGTTCGCAGGTGTGAAGCCATTGGCACCACTGGCTGTATTCGGTGTCTTCTTGCTGACCCAACTGGTTAGCTGGTTCGCTCCCCTGCTAATGAGAACAAGACTTTCGAGACCTTAG
- the atpB gene encoding F0F1 ATP synthase subunit A, which translates to MAETTASGYIQHHLQNLTFGQLPNGGWGFAHSAAEAKEMGFWAFHVDTLGWSVALGLIFVLLFRMAAKKATSGQPGALQNFVEVLVEFVDGSVKDSFHGRSPVIAPLALTIFVWVFLMNAVDLVPVDWIPQLAILISGDHHIPFRAVSTTDPNATLGMAFSVFALIIFYSIKVKGIGGFIGELTLHPFGSKNILVQALLIPVNFLLEFVTLIAKPISLALRLFGNMYAGELVFILIAVMFGSGLLWLSGLGVVLQWAWAVFHILIITLQAFIFMMLTIVYLSMAHEENH; encoded by the coding sequence ATGGCAGAGACAACCGCTTCGGGCTATATCCAGCACCACTTGCAGAACCTGACCTTCGGTCAGCTACCCAACGGCGGCTGGGGCTTTGCCCACTCCGCAGCAGAAGCCAAGGAAATGGGCTTCTGGGCTTTCCACGTCGATACCCTCGGCTGGTCGGTCGCACTGGGCCTGATTTTCGTTCTTCTTTTCCGCATGGCGGCAAAGAAAGCGACCTCCGGTCAGCCCGGCGCACTGCAGAACTTCGTTGAAGTACTGGTCGAATTCGTCGATGGCAGCGTGAAAGACAGCTTCCATGGCCGTAGCCCGGTGATCGCACCGCTGGCACTGACCATCTTCGTCTGGGTGTTTCTGATGAACGCCGTCGACCTGGTACCGGTCGACTGGATTCCTCAGCTGGCCATCCTGATCTCCGGCGACCACCACATCCCATTCCGCGCCGTGTCGACCACCGACCCGAACGCGACCCTGGGCATGGCGTTCTCGGTCTTCGCACTGATCATTTTCTATAGCATCAAGGTCAAGGGCATCGGCGGCTTCATCGGCGAACTGACCCTGCACCCGTTCGGCAGCAAGAACATCCTGGTTCAAGCCCTGCTGATCCCGGTGAACTTCCTGCTGGAATTCGTGACCCTGATCGCCAAACCGATTTCTCTGGCACTGCGTCTGTTCGGCAACATGTATGCCGGCGAACTGGTGTTCATCCTGATCGCTGTGATGTTCGGCAGCGGCCTGCTGTGGCTCAGCGGCCTGGGTGTAGTCCTGCAATGGGCGTGGGCTGTGTTCCACATCCTGATCATCACCCTGCAGGCGTTCATCTTCATGATGCTGACCATCGTCTACCTGTCGATGGCGCACGAAGAAAACCATTAA
- the atpE gene encoding F0F1 ATP synthase subunit C translates to METVVGLTAIAVALLIGLGALGTAIGFGLLGGKFLEGAARQPEMVPMLQVKMFIVAGLLDAVTMIGVGIALFFTFANPFVGQIAG, encoded by the coding sequence ATGGAAACTGTAGTTGGTCTAACCGCTATCGCTGTTGCACTGTTGATCGGCCTGGGCGCACTGGGTACCGCAATTGGTTTCGGCCTGCTGGGCGGCAAGTTCCTGGAAGGCGCAGCGCGTCAGCCAGAAATGGTTCCAATGCTGCAAGTAAAAATGTTCATCGTGGCTGGTCTGCTCGACGCCGTGACCATGATCGGTGTTGGTATCGCTCTGTTCTTCACCTTTGCGAACCCGTTCGTTGGTCAAATCGCTGGCTAA
- a CDS encoding F0F1 ATP synthase subunit B codes for MNINATLIGQSVAFLIFVLFCMKFVWPPVIAALHERQKKIADGLDAASRAARDLELAHEKVGQQLREAKAQAAEIIEQAKKRGTQIVDEAREQARVEADRVKAQAQAEIEQELNSVKDALRAQVGALAVGGASKILGATIDQNAHAELVNKLAAEI; via the coding sequence GTGAACATTAATGCGACCCTGATTGGCCAGTCCGTTGCGTTCCTGATTTTTGTACTGTTCTGCATGAAGTTCGTATGGCCTCCGGTCATTGCGGCATTGCACGAACGTCAAAAGAAGATCGCTGATGGTCTGGACGCTGCCAGCCGTGCAGCTCGCGACCTGGAGTTGGCCCATGAGAAAGTGGGTCAGCAACTGCGCGAAGCGAAAGCTCAGGCAGCTGAAATCATCGAGCAAGCCAAGAAACGCGGTACCCAGATTGTCGACGAAGCCCGTGAACAGGCTCGCGTCGAAGCTGACCGTGTGAAGGCTCAGGCTCAAGCCGAGATCGAACAGGAACTCAACAGTGTCAAAGACGCGCTGCGTGCCCAAGTGGGTGCTCTGGCCGTTGGCGGTGCTTCGAAGATCCTGGGTGCCACAATCGATCAAAACGCGCACGCAGAGCTGGTAAACAAACTGGCTGCTGAAATCTAA
- a CDS encoding F0F1 ATP synthase subunit delta, whose amino-acid sequence MAELTTLARPYAKAAFEHAQAHQQLANWSAMLGLAAAVSQDDTMQRVLKAPRLTSAEKAATFIDVCGDKFDAKAQNFIHVVAENDRLPLLPEIAALFDLYKAEQEKSVDVEVTSAFALNQEQQDKLAKVLSARLNREVRLQVEEDKSLIGGVVIRAGDLVIDGSIRGKIAKLAEALKS is encoded by the coding sequence ATGGCAGAACTGACCACGTTGGCCCGACCTTACGCTAAGGCGGCCTTCGAGCACGCTCAGGCCCACCAGCAACTGGCCAATTGGTCAGCCATGCTCGGCCTGGCAGCAGCGGTGTCGCAAGACGACACCATGCAGCGCGTGCTCAAGGCCCCGCGACTGACGAGCGCAGAAAAGGCCGCCACGTTCATTGACGTGTGCGGCGACAAGTTCGATGCCAAGGCACAGAATTTCATTCACGTCGTTGCCGAAAACGACCGTCTCCCGCTTCTGCCGGAGATCGCCGCTCTTTTCGACCTGTACAAGGCCGAGCAAGAGAAGTCGGTAGACGTGGAAGTCACCAGTGCTTTCGCATTGAACCAAGAACAGCAAGACAAACTCGCCAAGGTTCTCAGTGCACGACTCAACCGGGAAGTGCGCCTGCAAGTCGAGGAAGACAAGTCCCTGATTGGGGGCGTTGTCATCCGCGCCGGCGACCTGGTTATCGATGGCTCGATTCGCGGCAAAATCGCGAAACTTGCCGAAGCATTGAAATCTTGA
- the atpA gene encoding F0F1 ATP synthase subunit alpha, whose protein sequence is MQQLNPSEISEIIKGRIDKLDVTSQARNEGTVVSVSDGIVRIHGLADVMYGEMIEFPGGVYGMALNLEQDSVGAVVLGAYTTLAEGMSAKCTGRILEVPVGKELLGRVVDALGNPVDGKGPLNNTETDAVEKVAPGVIWRKSVDQPVQTGYKAVDAMIPVGRGQRELIIGDRQIGKTALAIDAIINQKNSGIFCVYVAIGQKQSTIANVVRKLEENGALANTIIVAASASESAALQFLAPYSGCTMGEYFRDRGEDALIVYDDLSKQAVAYRQISLLLRRPPGREAYPGDVFYLHSRLLERASRVSEEYVEKFTNGAVTGKTGSLTALPIIETQAGDVSAFVPTNVISITDGQIFLESAMFNSGIRPAVNAGVSVSRVGGAAQTKIIKKLSGGIRTALAQYRELAAFAQFASDLDEATRKQLEHGQRVTELMKQKQYAPMSIADMALSLYAAERGFLTDIEIAKIGSFEQALIAFFNRDHADLMAKINVKGDFNDEIDAGLKAGIEKFKATQTW, encoded by the coding sequence ATGCAGCAACTCAATCCTTCCGAAATAAGTGAAATTATCAAGGGCCGCATCGACAAACTCGATGTGACCTCCCAAGCCCGTAACGAAGGCACTGTCGTCAGCGTATCTGACGGCATCGTGCGGATTCACGGTCTGGCCGACGTCATGTACGGCGAGATGATCGAGTTTCCGGGCGGCGTCTACGGTATGGCCCTCAACCTGGAGCAAGACTCTGTAGGTGCCGTGGTATTGGGCGCATACACGACTCTGGCTGAAGGCATGAGCGCCAAGTGCACCGGCCGCATCCTCGAAGTTCCGGTTGGTAAGGAACTGCTGGGTCGCGTAGTCGACGCACTGGGTAACCCTGTTGACGGCAAAGGTCCGCTGAACAACACCGAGACCGATGCGGTCGAGAAAGTTGCTCCTGGCGTGATCTGGCGTAAGTCGGTAGACCAGCCTGTACAGACTGGCTACAAGGCTGTCGATGCCATGATCCCTGTCGGCCGTGGCCAGCGTGAGCTGATCATCGGTGACCGTCAGATCGGTAAGACTGCTCTGGCGATCGACGCGATCATCAACCAGAAAAACAGCGGAATCTTCTGCGTCTACGTGGCAATCGGTCAGAAGCAATCGACCATCGCCAACGTGGTTCGCAAGCTGGAAGAGAACGGCGCCCTGGCCAACACGATCATCGTGGCTGCCAGTGCTTCGGAATCGGCCGCGCTGCAATTCCTGGCACCGTACTCCGGTTGCACCATGGGCGAATACTTCCGCGACCGCGGTGAAGACGCGCTGATCGTCTATGACGATCTGTCCAAGCAAGCAGTGGCCTACCGCCAGATTTCCCTGCTGCTGCGCCGTCCACCAGGCCGTGAAGCCTACCCAGGCGACGTGTTCTATCTCCACTCCCGTCTGCTGGAGCGCGCATCCCGCGTTTCGGAAGAGTACGTAGAGAAGTTCACCAACGGCGCCGTGACTGGCAAGACCGGTTCCCTGACCGCTCTGCCGATCATCGAAACCCAGGCTGGCGACGTTTCCGCGTTCGTTCCGACCAACGTGATTTCCATCACCGACGGTCAGATCTTCCTGGAATCGGCCATGTTCAACTCGGGCATCCGTCCTGCTGTGAACGCCGGTGTTTCGGTATCCCGTGTGGGTGGTGCCGCTCAGACCAAGATCATCAAGAAGCTGTCCGGTGGTATCCGTACCGCCCTGGCCCAGTACCGTGAACTGGCGGCATTCGCCCAGTTCGCTTCTGACCTGGACGAAGCGACCCGTAAGCAACTTGAGCATGGTCAGCGCGTTACCGAGCTGATGAAGCAGAAGCAATACGCACCAATGTCGATCGCTGACATGGCGCTGTCGCTGTATGCCGCTGAGCGTGGGTTCCTGACTGACATTGAAATCGCCAAGATCGGCAGCTTCGAACAAGCGCTGATCGCTTTCTTCAACCGCGATCACGCCGATTTGATGGCCAAGATCAACGTTAAAGGTGACTTCAATGACGAAATCGACGCTGGCCTCAAAGCCGGTATCGAGAAGTTCAAGGCCACCCAAACCTGGTAA
- the atpG gene encoding F0F1 ATP synthase subunit gamma encodes MAGAKEIRSKIASIKSTQKITSAMEKVAVSKMRKAQMRMAASRPYAERIRQVIGHLANANPEYRHPFMIERAIKRVGYVVVSSDRGLCGGLNTNLFKALVKDMAVNREQGVEIDLCVVGSKGAAFFRNFGGNVVAAISHLGEEPSINDLIGSVKVMLDAYLEGRIDRLSVVSNKFINTMTQQPTVEQLIPLVATPEQELKHHWDYLYEPDAKELLDGLMVRYVESQVYQAVVENNAAEQAARMIAMKNATDNAGDLISDLQLIYNKARQAAITQEISEIVGGAAAV; translated from the coding sequence ATGGCAGGCGCAAAAGAGATTCGCAGTAAGATTGCGAGCATCAAAAGCACGCAAAAGATTACCAGCGCCATGGAAAAAGTGGCGGTCAGCAAAATGCGCAAGGCACAAATGCGCATGGCTGCTAGCCGTCCTTATGCGGAGCGCATCCGCCAGGTGATTGGTCATCTGGCCAACGCCAACCCGGAATACCGCCACCCGTTCATGATCGAACGCGCCATCAAGCGCGTCGGTTACGTTGTGGTGAGCAGTGACCGTGGTCTGTGCGGTGGCTTGAACACCAACCTGTTCAAGGCCCTGGTCAAGGACATGGCGGTAAACCGCGAACAAGGCGTCGAGATCGATCTGTGCGTGGTCGGTAGCAAGGGTGCGGCTTTCTTCCGTAACTTCGGCGGTAACGTCGTCGCTGCTATCAGCCACCTGGGTGAAGAACCGTCGATCAATGACCTGATCGGCAGCGTCAAGGTGATGCTGGATGCTTACCTGGAAGGCCGGATCGACCGCCTGTCCGTGGTATCCAACAAGTTCATCAACACCATGACGCAACAGCCGACCGTGGAGCAGTTGATTCCACTGGTGGCGACCCCGGAACAGGAACTCAAGCACCACTGGGACTATCTCTACGAACCGGACGCCAAGGAGCTGCTCGACGGCTTGATGGTCCGCTACGTGGAGTCGCAGGTCTACCAGGCGGTGGTCGAGAACAACGCAGCTGAACAAGCGGCGCGGATGATCGCGATGAAGAACGCTACCGACAACGCCGGTGATTTGATCAGCGATTTGCAGCTGATCTACAACAAGGCGCGTCAGGCTGCGATCACCCAAGAGATCTCGGAAATCGTCGGCGGCGCTGCCGCGGTTTAA
- the atpD gene encoding F0F1 ATP synthase subunit beta → MSSGRIVQIIGAVIDVEFPRDSVPSIYDALKVQGAETTLEVQQQLGDGVVRTIAMGSTEGLKRGLDVNNTGAAISVPVGKATLGRIMDVLGNPIDEAGPIDTEERWGIHRPAPTFAEQAGGNELLETGIKVIDLVCPFAKGGKVGLFGGAGVGKTVNMMELIRNIAIEHSGYSVFAGVGERTREGNDFYHEMKDSNVLDKVALVYGQMNEPPGNRLRVALTGLTMAEKFRDEGNDVLLFVDNIYRYTLAGTEVSALLGRMPSAVGYQPTLAEEMGVLQERITSTKQGSITSIQAVYVPADDLTDPSPATTFAHLDATVVLSRDIASLGIYPAVDPLDSTSRQLDPNVIGQEHYDTARGVQYVLQRYKELKDIIAILGMDELSEADKQLVNRARKIQRFLSQPFFVAEVFTGASGKYVSLKDTIAGFKGILNGDYDHLPEQAFYMVGGIEEAIEKAKKL, encoded by the coding sequence ATGAGTAGCGGACGTATCGTTCAAATCATCGGCGCCGTTATCGACGTGGAATTTCCACGCGACAGCGTACCGAGCATCTACGACGCCTTGAAGGTTCAAGGCGCCGAAACCACCCTGGAAGTTCAGCAGCAGCTGGGCGACGGTGTGGTTCGTACCATTGCGATGGGCTCCACCGAGGGCTTGAAGCGCGGTCTGGACGTCAACAACACTGGCGCAGCCATCTCCGTACCGGTCGGTAAAGCGACCCTGGGCCGGATCATGGACGTACTGGGCAACCCGATCGACGAAGCTGGCCCGATCGACACCGAAGAGCGCTGGGGCATTCACCGTCCTGCGCCAACCTTCGCTGAGCAGGCAGGTGGCAACGAGCTGCTGGAAACCGGCATCAAGGTTATCGACCTGGTTTGCCCGTTCGCCAAGGGCGGTAAAGTCGGTCTGTTCGGTGGTGCCGGTGTAGGCAAGACCGTAAACATGATGGAACTGATCCGTAACATCGCCATCGAGCACAGCGGTTATTCCGTGTTCGCTGGTGTGGGTGAGCGTACTCGTGAGGGTAACGACTTCTACCACGAGATGAAGGATTCCAACGTTCTGGACAAAGTGGCACTGGTCTACGGCCAGATGAACGAGCCGCCGGGAAACCGTCTGCGCGTAGCCCTGACCGGCCTGACCATGGCCGAGAAGTTCCGTGACGAAGGTAACGACGTTCTGCTGTTCGTCGACAACATCTACCGTTACACCCTGGCCGGTACCGAAGTATCCGCACTGCTGGGCCGTATGCCTTCGGCAGTAGGTTACCAACCGACCCTGGCTGAAGAGATGGGCGTGCTGCAAGAACGCATCACTTCGACCAAGCAAGGCTCGATCACCTCGATCCAAGCGGTATACGTACCAGCGGACGACTTGACCGACCCGTCGCCAGCGACCACCTTCGCCCACTTGGACGCCACCGTCGTTCTGTCCCGTGACATCGCTTCCCTGGGTATCTACCCAGCGGTTGACCCACTGGACTCGACTTCGCGCCAGCTGGACCCGAACGTGATCGGCCAGGAGCACTACGACACCGCTCGCGGCGTTCAGTACGTGCTGCAGCGTTACAAGGAACTGAAGGACATCATCGCGATCCTGGGTATGGACGAGCTCTCGGAAGCCGACAAGCAGTTGGTAAACCGTGCTCGTAAGATCCAGCGCTTCTTGTCGCAGCCGTTCTTCGTGGCTGAAGTCTTCACCGGTGCCTCGGGTAAATACGTTTCCCTGAAAGACACCATTGCTGGCTTCAAAGGCATCCTCAACGGTGACTACGACCACCTGCCAGAACAAGCGTTCTACATGGTCGGCGGCATCGAAGAAGCGATCGAGAAAGCCAAGAAACTGTAA
- a CDS encoding F0F1 ATP synthase subunit epsilon, translating to MAMTVHCDIVSAEGEIFSGLVEMVVAHGELGDLGIALGHAPLITNLKPGPIRLIKQGGETEVFYISGGFLEVQPNMVKVLADTVQRAADLDEASAQEAVKAAEKALNEKGADFDYGSAAARLAEAAAQLRTVQQIRKKFGG from the coding sequence ATGGCTATGACAGTCCATTGCGATATCGTCAGTGCGGAAGGGGAAATCTTCTCCGGTCTGGTCGAGATGGTGGTTGCGCATGGTGAGCTGGGTGATCTTGGTATCGCTCTGGGTCACGCACCGCTGATCACTAATCTGAAACCGGGTCCGATCCGCTTGATCAAGCAGGGCGGGGAAACCGAGGTGTTCTACATCTCCGGTGGTTTCCTCGAGGTTCAGCCGAACATGGTCAAGGTCCTTGCCGACACCGTGCAACGTGCTGCCGACCTGGACGAAGCCTCCGCTCAGGAAGCCGTCAAGGCTGCCGAGAAGGCCCTGAACGAAAAAGGCGCAGACTTCGACTACGGTTCTGCTGCTGCACGTCTGGCCGAGGCCGCAGCCCAGCTGCGCACCGTCCAGCAGATCCGCAAGAAGTTCGGCGGCTA